ACCATGAGGAGAGGGGCTGTGTCTGATGGAGCTCCGAGTGTAAGTGCTGCGTATCCTCCATTAGACCTGGGGCTCCCTGAAGGATATACCTGCCTCTCCATCGGACTGAAAGCTCCCTGAGAGGGGGGCCTGTGTGTCCCCCATAATACTGGGAGCTAGCTGTTTTCAGGGCCCGTTTACCTCCCTTCAGGCTGGGGAAAACTCCCTGAGGATGGGGTTATGTTTCCCCATCAGTCTGTGGTTTTCATGACAGCAGGACAATATCCACCTCGCCCTTCACCATGATCTTCAACCTTCATGAagccttcttcctctcctcttgcCAGACCTTATTCAACAAGTCTTGTCTCCGCAGGCCCCTCTGCTGACAGCGTATACACAAAAGTGAGGCTCCTCGAAGGGGAGACTCTGTCTGTGCAGTGTTCCTATAAGGGCTACAAAAGCCGCGTGGATGGCAAGGTTTGGTGCAAAGTCAGGAAGAAGAAGTGTGAGCTTGGCTTTGCCCGAGTCTGGGTGAAAGGGCCCCGCTACTTGCTGCAGGACGATGCCCAGGCCAAGGTGGTCAACATCACCATGGAGGCCCTCAGGCTCCAGGACTCAGGCCGATACTGGTGCATGCGCAACACCTCTGGGACCCTGTACCCCTTGATGGGCATCCAGCTGGATGTGTCTCCAGGTGAGTAGGCTGCAGGGGCACTGGGATGGGTGGAGGGAGTCCTCCCTGCCCCACACTCCACTAACATCAGAGATAATAAGGATAATAATCCATCAATGGACTTGTTGCACTGTAGTGTTTTCAAAGTGCCTTTATGGCACTATTCATGGCACTATttgtcaccattttacagatgaagataatGAGACCTGAAAACCCAGTGTGACTCTGAGCTTGTCTGGGGTCCCAGAGCTAGCAGGTGGCTGAGATGAGGTTCAAACTTGGCACTGTCTGTGCTGTGTTTTATTCACTCATTGCTTCAACATAATTTATTGAGCCCCTATTATATggcaggcactattctaggctcTAAGGATAGTGAGCAGAAATACTCACAATCTTGCCCTATGGGAGATGACAGGCACACTTATTATCCAGACAAATAATTGCAGAAAACAAGAGGTGTTCATAAGAAACTGGGAAGTATTTCAAATAATTGCAGGTAACTAGAGGTCTTCATGAACTAGGAAGTGACTCGGTTGTGGGGGAGCTACTGAAGTACCGGGGGTCAGAGAACACCTCCCTGAGCAGGCAACACCAAGCAGAGCCCTGAATGGTGAGCGTTCTCCAGCCCCCCATCTGGGTGCTTTGAAGGGCACTTTGTGGCAAGAGCTAAatatgcaaaggtcctgaggtcaGAAGGAGCATGGCTTGTATAAGGCTTATTTAGTCGCTCCATATGGAGTGTGAGGCAATGAACGATGAGGTTGGAGAGTCAAGCAGCCCCAAAGACCATAAGTTGGAATTTGGGTGTAAGAGGAAGCTACTAGAAAGCTCAGAGAGCTGTGTCATGACTTGTTTTTAAGAATGTAGTGGCCACTTGTTGAGGATGGATTTGAATGGTATGAACATGGGCAGAGAGGCCATTGTGGGCATCTGGCTGGAAATAGCAGTAGCCTGGAGTACAATGTAGGCACTAGTGGCAGAGAGATGTGAATGGGCTCAaatctgtttttcagattttctgttcAGCTCATCTGTTTTGGAGGTAGGACAGGATTTGGAGGTGAGCCAAAAGGGGGAATCGTGGATGATCCAGGGTTTTTCTATTTGATCAGCAGGTGGATGATGGTCCCCTTGATAGTGCAGGGTAAATCTGAAAGAGGAGCTAATTTGGAGGAGAAAAATCAAGAGCTCTCTTTTGTCATGTTAAGTTTAAGATACCTCCTAGAACCCCAAGTGGGGAAATGCAGCCAGCAGTGATATATCTGCCTGGAGCTCGGGTGAGAGGTCAGAACTGGGGTATATATTTGAAAGTATCTCTATAAAGATAGTGTTTTAAGTCCAGGGAATTAGAGAAATCTACAgatacagaaagtagattagtggttgcccaAGGCTGGGGGAAGGAAAAGGGGATACAGAGTCATAGCTAAACGGTAAGgggtttcttttggagatgaTGAAGATGTTCTGAAACTCACTgtgatgatggttgcataacTTTGTAACCATAATAAAGAGCCATTGAGCTTTATACTATAAATGGGAtgtgagttatatctcaataaaattgttaaaaatatcaaGATCTAAAAGTTCTCCCTTGAGTGTGGGCAAAAAAGAGTGGAGCACCAAGCCATGGGGTCCTTCCACATTTATTAGATAGAAAAGGGAAAGGAGTCAGCTAAAGAGCCCGAAAAAGGCAGCCAGTAATTATGCAATTTACTATCCACCCTTCCCCATTCACCTAACCCAATTGCATCTCCATCTTCCATGGGGTCTAAACTAGAGAAAATGCTGTCGCTAAAATGTGGAGCCAAATCTCATTCCTCCCCTCTCCAGTTCCGagtgagacccagagaagttGAAACTGGTTCACTGAAGTCTTAATATGTAGGGATAGAAACATTAAACAttacatgcttttattttttctcatcatttCCTCTAATCGTGTTATGTCAGATCTCACTTTCTACCTCTTAAGGATAATTTGTGAAGATTTCAACTTTGCAGGACCTTTTCGGttattaggaaataaaaaaatccttAGTCCAACTACAAACTCTAGTCATCCAGCAGTGTAGGATATTCCACTGTCCCTGAAGACCAGGTTGTATGGTCCAAGGCACCTAAAGTGGAAAAAGAAGATTGCTGGCTGCCCAGCTCCCCATCCTGCATCTTGGGCTGTGGAGAAGGCGGGGTTCCTCTTAGTTACCTCTTCTTGGCCCTCTTAGTGTGTTGATGTAGGAATGAGGGAGGGGGAGATGGTTATGTGGCTTAACTGAGTGTTGTAGGAATGCTATCTCTGTTGGATGTCATTCCTTGTCTGCCAGCCCTTTGAGATCCTCTCTGAGTGTCCACATACTCTCCCAAGGCACTAATGTGTGAGTTCTCTGAAGAGTTCTTTAGGGGTGTCCCCACTGCTGAGTATGATGATGTGGGAGCTCTGACTCCAGGTGAGCCTCTTGCTCTATCCCTATCCTTACCAATGCTGCTTGCTCTGGGTCCCCTTCCCTAGAAAAATGGCTCAAGCTCAGCCACTTTCCATGAAGACCATTTGGCCCTTAGGAAATTGCCCTTTCCATGCACAGTAGTGGGATGTAGCAGCCTCTGTTTCCAATTTTCTCATTCTGTGCTGAGACAAAATCAACACTCACTGCTAGGTCGATGCCTCACAgctcctccacctccctcctcaTCCACTATCCAAAACCCAGGCTTCTTCTAGAAAATGGGGTGAAAAAGGGCTGGGTTGATGGTGAGTGTAGCAGGACCAGTTTGATATCTCTTAGTGAGTCCCCAAGGAAAGTGTCTGACCCCAACTGACTGCAGCTTTCTTTGGAATTTGAGGCCCTTAATGTCTCCTTGTCCTCATCTCTGGACGCTACTTATCAATTATGGAACAGCTGGAATAGTCTCTGTTCGACATTATTTTTTGGAAATCTTTTTGGCCCATTGGAATGAAGAGGGCCTGGAAAGTGATGACAGAGAAATGGGGATGGAGAGGGAACAGGTGGCCTGACATGGGAGGGGAAAAGAAATTGTGGTAGTCTCTCCCTTCTTCAGTATGCCTACTTCCTTCCTCCTGATATTATTTTCCGAACAAATACACATCTGATCACTCAGCAGCCAGAATCCTAGGCCCAAGgtcaaggagaagagaagaggacagGCCCCCATCCAGGCTTCCGGGCAACTGTGTGGGCTGCCAGGATCTGCTCCCAGCATTGAGGTCCCCAAGTCAGTCTAACATTCCTCCCTCTCTGTCCTTCAGCTCCCAAAACTGAGAGGAACACTCCTTTCACATATCTGGCCAACAGCCTCAAGAGTGGAACTGTCACAACTGGCCAAGCTCCTACCTCAGGCCCTGATGCCCCTTTTACCACTGGCGTGACGATGTTCACCCCGGGACTCCTCACGTTGCCTAGACTCTTGGCCTCCACCAGACCTGCCTCCAAGAGAGGCTACAGCTTCACTGCCACCAGCACCACCAGCCAGGGACCCAGGAGGACCACGGGGTCCCAGACAGTGACTGCGTCTCCCGGCAATGCCAGGGACTCCTCTGCTGGCCCAGAATCCATCTCCACTAAGTCTGGGCACCTCAGCACCAGATCGCCC
Above is a genomic segment from Piliocolobus tephrosceles isolate RC106 chromosome 5, ASM277652v3, whole genome shotgun sequence containing:
- the TREML2 gene encoding trem-like transcript 2 protein; this encodes MMGSMNPCGWLEAVGPTLPHFPKWAASLLEPQVLPWQAQVAHPVSGGPSPWISRPDTDQLNGTMAPAFLLLLLLWPQGCVSGPSADSVYTKVRLLEGETLSVQCSYKGYKSRVDGKVWCKVRKKKCELGFARVWVKGPRYLLQDDAQAKVVNITMEALRLQDSGRYWCMRNTSGTLYPLMGIQLDVSPAPKTERNTPFTYLANSLKSGTVTTGQAPTSGPDAPFTTGVTMFTPGLLTLPRLLASTRPASKRGYSFTATSTTSQGPRRTTGSQTVTASPGNARDSSAGPESISTKSGHLSTRSPTTGLCLTSRSLLNRLPSIPSIRHQEVYSTVLVVVPTLLVLILIMVYGFWKKRYMASYSMCSDPSRGDLPRRPEPRVEVCLI